From Varibaculum massiliense, a single genomic window includes:
- a CDS encoding FecCD family ABC transporter permease — translation MQEEKLTGASLPLQEESFRSRYRGYIRHKRIVIAVLAILVAVIAVASMGMGSLQLSAHDVVFALFGQGDARAVAAVQNIRLPRVLTAVVAGIALSLAGCAYQSVLRNPLASASTLGISQGAAFGASIAIIVLAGSGASAAYEGVSSANPVTTALLAFAGAMLSTVLILLLSRFREMTPESIVLLGVALSAVFTAGTTIVQYFAEDSQVAAVVFWTFGDLTRVSKDQLALMASVTLVGAVVFRACRWDFNAMESGEGLAHSLGVSVSRVRLANMFVASAVASTVIAFCGIVNFVGLVAPHIMRRLLGSDYRYLLPASAIAGAGLLLVSDILCHVLVAPLILPISAITSFVGAPIFVYLLFKGVNR, via the coding sequence GTGCAGGAAGAGAAGCTGACGGGTGCCAGCCTTCCTCTCCAGGAGGAATCGTTCCGCAGCCGCTACCGGGGCTACATCCGGCATAAGCGCATCGTGATTGCGGTGCTTGCCATTTTGGTCGCGGTCATTGCCGTGGCCTCAATGGGGATGGGCTCGCTGCAGCTTTCCGCACACGATGTTGTTTTCGCCCTGTTCGGGCAGGGGGATGCGCGCGCTGTCGCTGCAGTGCAGAACATCCGCCTGCCCCGGGTGCTTACCGCAGTGGTTGCGGGCATAGCACTGTCGCTAGCGGGTTGCGCGTACCAAAGCGTACTGCGCAACCCGCTAGCCTCGGCCAGCACATTGGGGATCTCGCAAGGCGCGGCCTTCGGAGCCTCCATCGCCATCATCGTGCTCGCAGGAAGCGGTGCATCGGCGGCATACGAGGGCGTGTCCTCAGCCAACCCTGTAACGACCGCGCTGCTGGCCTTTGCAGGCGCCATGCTCTCCACGGTACTTATCCTGCTGCTTTCGCGCTTTCGCGAGATGACGCCGGAGAGCATCGTGCTTCTGGGCGTGGCGCTGTCCGCTGTATTTACGGCAGGAACCACAATCGTGCAGTATTTCGCGGAAGACTCCCAGGTGGCGGCGGTGGTGTTCTGGACATTCGGCGATTTGACCCGCGTAAGTAAGGATCAGCTTGCGCTAATGGCGTCGGTCACTTTAGTTGGCGCGGTAGTGTTCCGCGCCTGTCGCTGGGACTTCAACGCCATGGAATCAGGCGAAGGTCTGGCTCATAGCCTGGGCGTGTCAGTTTCCCGCGTGCGCCTGGCGAACATGTTTGTCGCCAGTGCCGTCGCCTCCACGGTCATCGCGTTCTGTGGCATTGTGAACTTTGTCGGACTGGTTGCACCGCATATCATGCGGCGCCTTCTGGGCTCGGATTACCGTTATCTGCTGCCCGCCTCGGCCATAGCTGGTGCGGGGTTGCTGCTGGTTTCCGACATACTTTGTCACGTGCTTGTCGCGCCGTTAATACTGCCGATTTCGGCTATCACCTCGTTCGTCGGAGCGCCTATATTTGTCTACCTGCTGTTCAAGGGGGTGAACCGCTGA
- a CDS encoding ABC transporter ATP-binding protein, producing the protein MLEAREVHFSYRAGVPILAGVDVEVTSGSFLAILGVNGCGKSTLLSCLTGAARPSSGQVFLDGVPLGQVHRLERARKVAYVAQHSHANRLTVYDSVLLGRRPYMQGAPSQEDHHIVLDMLERLGLARYELRYTDELSGGEYQKMVLARAFVQQAETLLLDEPTNNLDLANQQEVMREVRAEVERRGIAAAAVMHDINLSLRYCDSFLFLKAGTVDAVGGMEVVTAEQVKRVYGMDCEIIEHRGRRLVVPS; encoded by the coding sequence ATGCTTGAAGCTCGTGAGGTGCATTTTTCGTATCGTGCGGGTGTCCCCATCCTCGCCGGTGTAGATGTAGAGGTGACTTCGGGGTCGTTTTTGGCAATTCTGGGGGTGAACGGTTGTGGGAAGTCCACGCTGTTGTCATGTTTGACCGGGGCTGCCCGCCCCTCATCCGGTCAGGTGTTCCTCGACGGTGTGCCGTTGGGGCAGGTGCATCGGCTAGAGCGGGCACGGAAGGTTGCTTACGTTGCCCAGCACAGCCATGCGAACAGACTCACCGTGTACGATTCGGTGTTGCTGGGGCGGCGACCGTATATGCAGGGCGCGCCTTCGCAAGAAGACCATCACATCGTCCTTGACATGCTTGAGCGGCTTGGTCTTGCTCGCTACGAACTCCGCTACACCGACGAGCTGTCGGGCGGCGAATACCAGAAGATGGTGCTGGCTCGCGCGTTCGTTCAGCAGGCAGAGACGTTGCTGCTTGACGAGCCCACTAACAACCTCGATCTCGCAAACCAACAGGAGGTGATGCGGGAAGTGCGTGCCGAGGTTGAGCGGCGGGGCATCGCTGCGGCCGCAGTCATGCATGATATTAATCTTTCTCTGCGCTATTGCGATAGCTTCCTGTTCTTGAAAGCAGGGACTGTCGATGCGGTTGGCGGCATGGAAGTGGTAACTGCGGAGCAGGTCAAACGGGTTTATGGAATGGATTGTGAAATTATCGAGCATCGCGGACGGCGCTTGGTCGTTCCGTCGTAA
- a CDS encoding class I SAM-dependent methyltransferase, with translation MNKVAQYFDERADEWEASGSCERNRVQGAVLSLACVQEGDRVLDLGCGTGVMIPLYLEAKVASATGVDLSTRMVAYAREKFQGVDAVDFIAADALDLDEKHPYDAVVIYNAYPHFMDKPALVEKVYRLLKPGKRFVVAHGKGKDDINRHHQAVAAGVSSGLRAASEESELWRTRFDIEALVDTPEFYAFSGVRL, from the coding sequence GTGAACAAGGTAGCTCAGTATTTCGACGAACGCGCAGACGAATGGGAGGCATCGGGCAGTTGCGAGCGTAACCGCGTGCAGGGAGCTGTGCTTTCGCTTGCCTGCGTGCAGGAAGGCGACCGGGTGCTTGACCTAGGGTGTGGCACGGGCGTAATGATTCCGCTGTACCTCGAGGCTAAAGTGGCGTCCGCTACGGGTGTCGACCTGTCAACGCGCATGGTTGCATACGCCCGCGAGAAGTTCCAAGGAGTTGATGCCGTGGACTTCATTGCCGCCGATGCCCTAGATCTGGACGAGAAGCACCCCTACGATGCCGTGGTGATCTACAATGCATATCCTCATTTCATGGACAAGCCCGCCCTGGTTGAAAAGGTGTATCGCTTACTGAAGCCGGGCAAGCGCTTCGTAGTTGCGCACGGAAAGGGCAAGGACGACATCAACCGACATCATCAAGCGGTTGCTGCCGGAGTAAGCTCCGGTTTACGAGCGGCTTCCGAGGAAAGTGAGCTCTGGAGAACGCGCTTCGATATCGAAGCGCTGGTGGACACGCCCGAATTCTACGCCTTCTCCGGGGTGCGCCTCTGA
- a CDS encoding recombinase family protein, translating to MVLRVSLKRIAKELTTDQILTPHGKNIWSASTIRSILTNEKYKGDALLQKSFTTDFLTKTIKVNEGEVPQYYVTGNHEPIIEPATCEIVQAELARRSGKGTASTYPFATRIKCADCGGWYGRKVWHSTSKYRRYIWCCNNKYKPGYHCTTPHVTEQQIKEAFTQALTKRVKDNATLDHVIQLLDDTVYNTTELETRQTKIAKKMEETVALINQLITENATAVHDPDEYDQRYHQLEQRYQRQEKEHQTIRNRIADLITRQAQAKEIHDYLATQPPLEYSNQAWNVLVNHAVVNHARTIMIHFNSIEVR from the coding sequence ATGGTCTTGAGGGTGAGCTTAAAGAGAATAGCCAAAGAACTCACCACCGACCAGATTCTCACGCCGCACGGTAAAAACATCTGGTCAGCCAGCACCATCCGCTCCATCTTGACCAACGAAAAATACAAAGGCGATGCGCTACTACAAAAAAGCTTCACCACCGACTTCCTGACCAAAACCATAAAAGTCAACGAAGGCGAAGTACCCCAATATTATGTGACCGGAAATCACGAGCCGATCATCGAACCCGCTACCTGTGAAATCGTGCAAGCAGAACTAGCACGCAGATCAGGAAAAGGAACCGCCTCCACGTACCCGTTCGCCACCCGGATCAAATGCGCCGACTGCGGCGGCTGGTACGGACGCAAAGTCTGGCACTCAACCAGCAAATACCGCCGCTACATCTGGTGCTGCAACAACAAATACAAGCCCGGCTACCACTGCACAACCCCACACGTCACCGAACAACAAATCAAAGAAGCCTTCACCCAAGCCCTAACCAAACGAGTCAAAGATAACGCCACCCTCGATCACGTGATACAGCTACTTGACGACACGGTATACAACACAACAGAACTCGAAACTCGGCAAACCAAAATCGCTAAAAAGATGGAAGAAACCGTGGCGTTAATAAACCAACTCATCACCGAAAACGCCACCGCAGTACACGACCCTGACGAATATGACCAGCGTTACCACCAACTCGAACAACGCTACCAACGCCAAGAAAAAGAACACCAAACAATTAGAAACAGGATCGCAGACCTCATCACCCGCCAAGCACAAGCCAAAGAAATCCACGACTACCTAGCAACCCAGCCACCACTGGAATACAGCAATCAAGCGTGGAATGTTCTTGTGAACCATGCCGTCGTGAACCATGCTCGTACGATTATGATCCATTTCAATAGCATAGAAGTACGATAG